A window of Bacteroidales bacterium genomic DNA:
CCCGAACAGGCGGCTTTAAAGGAATACTATATTTCCAACCATGACCAGACCAATCCTAAATGTGTGGGCATTCCTTTTGAAAACATGAAAAACATCACCTTTGACGGACAAGGTTCTGAATTGATATTCCATGGAAGAATGTTGCCTATATCCCTGATCAATTCGCAAAACTGTACACTAAAAAATTTTCATATCGATTTTGAGAATCCACATATCAGTCAGGTACAGGTAATTGAAAATGATCCGGAGGCCGGAAGTATCACATTCAAAGTCGCACCCTGGGTGAAATACGGGATACGTGACAGCACACTGGTAGCTATGGGGCATGGTTGGGAACACATATCAAACAGCGGTATTGCTTTCGAAGAAAAAACAAAAAGGCTGGTATACCGTACAAGCGACCTGCGGATGGGTAGCAGGGGCGTAGCAGAAGTCTCACCCGGAGTGATCAGGTCTTTCAAATGGAAAGACGCACGCCTGGTACCCGGTACCGTCATTGCCATGCGTGGACCCGGCCGTCCCACACCGGGTATCTTCATGTCGCACGATACGAACACCCGGCTCGAAAACATACAGGTACATTATGCAGAAGGTATGGGATTGCTGGCACAAATGAGCGAGAATATCACACTGGACGGTTTCTCCGTATGCCTTCGCGGCGAAGACGATCCACGTTACTTTACCGCACAGGCAGATGCCACGCATTTTTCAGGATGTAAGGGAAAGATCATTTCCACCAATGGACTATATGAAGGTATGATGGATGACGCCATCAATATTCACGGTACTTATCTGAAGGTAATCCGTAGGACGGATGACAAGACCCTAGAAGGACGTTATATGCATGGACAGAGTTACGGTTTTGAATGGGGGCGTCCGGGGGATGCGGTACAATTTATCCGGGCGAACACAATGGAAATTTGCGGTACGAAGAATGAAATTACTACCATAGAGTCTATCGACAAACCGAGCGAACATGGGGCCAAAGAATTCAGAATTACATTCCGGGAACCGTTAGATCCTGAAATAAATGAAAGCGGACCTTACGGCATTGAAAACCTGGAGTGGACACCCGAAGTGGTTTTCAGTCATAATACCATACGCAATAACCGGGCACGGGGAACTTTATTCAGCACTCCTAAACGAACAGTCATCGAACATAACCTGTTCGACCATACATCAGGTAGCGCGATCCTGTTATGCGGCGATTGCAACGGATGGTTCGAAACCGGTGCCTGCCACGATGTCGTGATACGAAAAAATAAGTTCATTAATTCCCTGACCAACATGTTCCAGTTCACCAATGCGATCATATCCATTTATCCGGTAATTCCGGATTTAGAGAACCAGAAAGAGTATTTTCACAGCGGTATCGTCATCGA
This region includes:
- a CDS encoding right-handed parallel beta-helix repeat-containing protein — translated: MKKSYFLLAGLFILFSSCSQKEIYHLSDYGLHPDSRENASPLFAAALENIWQNCDKHKKIWIILPAGRYDFYPEQAALKEYYISNHDQTNPKCVGIPFENMKNITFDGQGSELIFHGRMLPISLINSQNCTLKNFHIDFENPHISQVQVIENDPEAGSITFKVAPWVKYGIRDSTLVAMGHGWEHISNSGIAFEEKTKRLVYRTSDLRMGSRGVAEVSPGVIRSFKWKDARLVPGTVIAMRGPGRPTPGIFMSHDTNTRLENIQVHYAEGMGLLAQMSENITLDGFSVCLRGEDDPRYFTAQADATHFSGCKGKIISTNGLYEGMMDDAINIHGTYLKVIRRTDDKTLEGRYMHGQSYGFEWGRPGDAVQFIRANTMEICGTKNEITTIESIDKPSEHGAKEFRITFREPLDPEINESGPYGIENLEWTPEVVFSHNTIRNNRARGTLFSTPKRTVIEHNLFDHTSGSAILLCGDCNGWFETGACHDVVIRKNKFINSLTNMFQFTNAIISIYPVIPDLENQKEYFHSGIVIEDNIFETFDIPIVYAKSVDGLIFRNNIINHNHDYPAFHRNKKAFLFERVTNYTIKGNTSDGQPMDEPLL